The nucleotide sequence GTCTCATCGCTACTGTAGAAAAATCGCGTTATGGCGACCTGGATATGTTGTTAACGCATTGATTCTTGAATTTCGGTATCTGGGTatgttttttaatttcaatcTGTTTTGTGACTGATTGGGGATTTTACAATTCTGAAAGCTGATTACCGTCCGCCAGTTCCACAACGTTTGATGTGGATTACCCGTTTGATATTaatacaaaaattaattttcttatgtTAATGATTCGGTTTGTATCAGTTAGTCCCTGGAATATCTAATGAGCTGTTCTTATTCGGTTCAgcttgatttttaattttcacaCTTATGATGTACTCAATCTGTTTGATAGAATTGGCGAGTGGTATTACATTGTTGCATTGAGGATTTGAGATAGATTGATTATCAATCAGGTTTGAGAAATGTATTGTGAGTTAATTTTAATTGTGTGCAGCTCAAAATGGCGTCGATGGTTGCCCAGGGCAGTGCTAGTGGCAGCAGTCAAGTGTCTCCCTTGTTGTCAGTTCAGGAAAAAGGAAGTAGGAACAAGAGAAAGTTTCGGGCTGATCAGTTGTTAGGCGAACCTAATAAGCTTATACCTTCAATGCAAAATGAGTGCCTCACTTATGAGTTTTCTGCTGAGAAATTTGAAGGCACAGCAGGTCATGGGCAATCTGGTGTGTGTGACCTGTGTGGTATTGGCCAAGACCATTCAGATGggttaaaacttgatcttggaTTGGCTAGCGCTGTAATTTCATCCGAGGTTGGGCCAAGTAGGCCTAGAGAGGAGTTAGAGATGGAGGGATTTCATGATGCTGATTGGAGTGATCATGTAGAGAGTCAACTGGAAGAGCttgttttaagcaatttggaCACAATTTTCAAGAGCGCAATAAAAAAGATTGTTGCTTGTGGCTACACTGAAGAGGTTGCAACTAAGGCTATTTTGAGGTCTGGTCTTTGTTATGGGTGTAAAGACATTGTGTCAAATATAGTGGACAATACTTTAGCATTTCTTAGAAGTGGTCAAGAGATTGATCCTTCAAGGCAGCACTGTTTTGAGGATTTGCAGCAGCTGGAGAAGTACATTTTGGCAGAATTAGTATGTGTTCTTCGGGAAGTTAGGCCTTTTTTCAGCACTGGGGATGCAATGTGGTGTTTATTGATATGCGATATGAACGTATCGCATGCTTGTGCAATGGATGGAGATTCACTGAGTAATTTTATTGGCGATGGGGCTTCAGATGGTACTTCGTCGATACCATCCCAAACTCAGTCGAAGACAGACGCTGTTAATTCTGAAGTTAGTCTTCCAAATCCCTGTAGTCCAACACCTTCAACTCCTTGTTCTCAATCGGAAGAACCAACCGTAGCTGTAGTTCCCAATACAACAAAGCTGAAGAACTCTGCTGTCCTCAGTGAACTAGCATCAGATAAAGAGGGCCCAAATTCTACATCTGATACAGTTAGCAAATCCTTTGGTGTTACGGTAACATCAAAATCTGCTGTGCTGGAAGAAAAGTTTGGGAGCGGTAAAAAGGTCCATTCTGTTAGTAGCAAGAGAGAATACATACTTAGACAGAAGTCACTTCATCTGGAGAAGAGTTACCGGACATATGGATCTAAAGGATCTTCGAGAGCAGGGAAACTGAGTGGTTTGGGTGGTTTAATTTTGGATAAGAAACTTAAATCTGTGTCGGAGTCAACAGCTGTTCATATAAAGAATGCTTCATTGAAGATAAGTAAGGCAATGGGAGTTGATGTACCTCAAGATAGTCAGAAGTCTCAGGGCCTTCCAAATAATCCTGGCTCCTCTTCCCCCAGATCATTTAACTCAGAAACTGGTGATGCCATTTCCGCTTTGCCTAAGACAATCGTACCAGCCACATTACCTCCTGTCAATGCTGCCGCATTACCTGCATTGAGTAGCCCACCTGCATTATCAACTGCAGATACCGAGCTTTCCCTTTCTTTGCCTGCCAAAAGCAACTCTGCTCCAATTCCTGTCAACTGTAATCCTGGGATACCTAATTCTTTTTATGCTGGAATGCCATATGACAAATCTGTTGGGCAGTGGGTTCCCCGGGATAAGAAGGATGAGATGATTCTTAAGCTGGCTCTGAGGGTGCGAGAACTGCAAAATCAGCTCCAAGAGTGGACAGAGTGGGCTAATGAGAAGGTTATGCAAGCTGCTCGCAGGCTTAGCAAAGACAAGGCTGAACTGAAGACACTGAggcaagagaaagaagaagttgAGCGATTAAAGAAAGAGAAGCAAAGTCTCGAGGAAAATACCATGAAGAAGCTTGCTGAGATGGAGAATGCTTTGTTTAAGGCTAGTGGACAAGTGGAGAAAGCTAATACTGCTGTCCGGAGGCTTGAGGTGGAGAATGCTGGACTAAGGCAAGAGATGGAGGCTGCTAAATTGAGTGCGGCGAAGTCAGCTGCAAGCTGTCAGGAAGTATCGAAGAGGGAGAAGAAGACACTAATGAATTGTCAATCATGGGAGAAACAAAAAACCTTGTTCCAGGAAGAGCTTGTGACTGAAAAGCGTAAGGTTGCACAGTTACTACAGGAACTAGAACAGGCTAAACAACTCCAGGAACAGCACGAGGTATGCTTTGAGAACATTTAATTCTtgattcccttttctttttctccggAGAACACACTATTAATAGTTGAAACAAATTTCAGCCACTCACATAACTATAAGCAAGAAATAGATATAGAATGTGTGGATTTGGGAAACAAATTCGTCAAATGGAATCTCTATAGACCATATGCTAGATGCTGTTGTCGTGTTTTTCACACAATTTACACAACTGGGAAACGTGTGTGAGAACATATGGATATGTTAAATGTATTAGTGATATAACTTGTGAATGTCATGTTCATAGCCTCATAGGCGTGCTAGAAATGAAGGAAGGCAGTTATATGCATTGATTTGCGCAAATTATGATGAGAAAGAAATGGAAGTATAGGTTTCATTGAATTGTCCTATGACAAACCGCAGATTTCTTTTCAGGAAAATTTCCATATCTCTTGATCAAATGTCTTGGTAGATTCGTGGACAATTCTTGAACCACCTCATGCGCttccttttgtttgtttttagacCATACATATTactttttttcttcagtttgGTTTCAATCTAATTAATATGTATATTCTGTTGCAGGCAAAAACCTTGAGTCCATATTTTACAGATTTTGGTGCATATTTACGCACCCTGTAATTTTATATTGAATATGCATTAGCCTTCAGGACGTGTTTGCCTTTAAAATTAGTGCATAGTATTTTCAGCCTGCATTCACAACATTTTCTGTCCATGTTTGCCGTTTCACTTCATACAAGTTTGTTGTTTTATTCcttattaattattcatttacCTAACCTACACTTGACCCTGAAGCAGAATGATGAACTGTATAAGATGCATGACATGACACAATATTTTGGGGTGCAAACAATGAGAGGGAGAGCTTTTCAATAATGTCATCAATGTTGTTGAAGTATTGTGCATTTTTGTTCCATCAAAGAAACCTTCCTAGCCCCATTGGGTACTCGTCAGTAATTATGACTCGTAGCTCTTTCTCATAGAAATCAAAATGTATCGCAGGGTAGATGGCATCAAGAAGAGAAAGCGAAGGAAGAACTGCTTTTACAGGCCAGCTCACTGACAAAAGAAAGGCAGCAGATTGAGACGTCCACGAAGTCTAAGGAGGACCATATCAAATTGAAAGCAGAAACCAATCTGCAGAAGTATAAAGATGATATCCAGAAGCTAGAAAAGGAAATTTCACAATTGAGGCTGAAGACCGACTCTTCGAAAATTGCTGCACTTCGACGAGGCATTGATGGAAGCTATGGTAGCAGACTCACGGATATCAAAGATAGTCCTGACCAAAAGGAGTCTTGGATCCCTTATGTCTCAGAAGTTGTGACGAATTTCCATGATTACTCAGAGACAGGAGGTGTGAAGCGGGAACGAGAGTGTGTGATGTGTCTTTCAGAGGAGATGTCTGTGGTTTTCCTCCCTTGTGCCCATCAAGTAGTTTGCACAACATGCAATGAACTCCATGAGAAGCAGGGTATGAAGGAATGCCCTTCTTGTAGGAGCCCCATCCAGAGGCGTATCACCGTGCGCTTTGCTCGctcttaaggttttttttttccccccttccaGAATTGAGTCTGAGTGCTTTAAATAATGATCCTGAGACTTATCTGAGTCAATAATGCAGTTGAATTGCATCTCTCAAAAGTTGAGACCATGAAGTTacataaagttttttttaaaggttTATGTTCAATTTGTGCTTCTTTTCAGCCTATCTCTATGAAATTTTATGCAGTACTGATCAAGTGATCATGAGCCTACTATAACATGGATCTCATTATGTTGCTTGTCCTATGCAAATGAGCCTTGGATTTGTTTTAGTTTCGGTTGCATTTAGTTCCAGTGTTCCATCTCAGTGTTACTGCTAATGGTATGTATATGATTAGGCAAGGCATGCTCAGAAGACTAGTGGCACTATTGTTCTTGCTCAGTGTCTCAAACTGAACTCAAGGGGCCATTGTTCTCAACATTCTCCTCTTATTAGAGCTGCTCTGCATGTTTGCTTTATGCTTTGGCTCCCCGAACCCCGCAAAAGTTTTTCGGACGGATCAAAGTGATATTGTTTTAACATTAGTCTACCCCAACATAATTTCTTATTCCGCACTTATTGGGACTCCCATAATTAgggttgtcaaaaaaaattacgcAAACATAATTGACCGCCAAACTAATCGATTGGTTTGAGGAtcgattgaaaacccgaaaaaaCTCATCAAACCGTCAATAACTGATTGAATAATCGGttaaattttttgtaaaaaaccAAACGTTTGACACCCCTACCCATAATTGTcgtttctttctctttcaagACAATAAGACACTCATTTGTTCCCATACATTTTGGAGAATAATGATTTAACTTTACTGTTAATCAATTAttatttgtttcaaattttgctttataatttgttaattatttttgtGAGAAAGCAACCGGTTCTAAAACAGAACTTAGTCCATAAACTCAAAGCTTGGTAGCAAAATATATATCTACCAAGATAAGGTAATGATTTATGAGATTACAATTTCCTCTTTCTGTGTATATCGGAGAGCCAAGTGTCATCAATACTTGGATTCAAAGAATATTCCAACCAGAACCTATTTGGCCCCCACCAGTTACGCCCTTTTTTGGTTTGTGAATATTGTGATTCTCCCCTTCGTCATCGTCAAACATTGTCCGCCAGAAGAAGCTCCACAGTCCACACAGCTCGACTCATCACTCAATTGTCCTCTTACTTCATGCTCACGTCAGCCAAACAGCGTTTCAATTAGCCCTGTTCACGAACGAACCGAGCTTTAGTCGAGCTAATCAACCTCGGTTCGGCTTGGTGGAAGCTCGGTTCGTCACAAATAGGAGCGGACGCATAATTTTATATTAGGGTTGATAGAGTCAAATGAGTTCAGGACAACTCtcgattttcttttgttatttattaattatatcgttgaaagtaagaaaaataacaataaaatcaaaaatttatataaataaacaaTTACAACGGATAGAATCAATACCAAACTCAcaagtttgtgtgtatatattatgtcTTCTAGTATTAATCACTTTTTCAACAAGATCACTTATTATAATTATGATAAATCAACGCTAGAGTTCACATTTATTTCCTAACTCATGCCTCATGTTTGATTCATTAAGAGTACGAGACTAGTTAGGATTTAGGAGAGAGACAAGAGATAAAGCATAATGGTTGGGTTATAGGTGGGCAAAAGTTAGACTAGGCCAGATGACTACAAACCTATGATTACGCTTGGGGTGGGTTGGGCCAAATAGCTTATCAGAGTGGACAAAAGTTGGGTTACAGAATGGGCAAAAGAGTTGAAATTAAGGCCCAAAAATTCATTTGCTAAATAGGGATATAGGGTTAGAATTAGGTCACGTCCAATGATGCAAGTGTTAATGTCCTCAACAAAATTAATCATGGGTCTcacttctattacacaaaaaataagtCAAACACGTGTTCTATGTGGCAAGCAAAAAAGGCATGccacataaattaaaaaaaacaaacaaactttattaaataagccacataggcatgctacatgtttatgtaaatttatgaaTGCTTATTTTATAGATGTATAGTGCTTCcgaatttctatacactttctcttctCACCCAACATGGAAGCCAACAACATtctattcctccatattatacacaacaaaactacaccaaaacacaaaatatcaatacatctatatcagcaaaacacttctcccaatcaatcacataagcaaaacacgtttcacaatacagccacatcagtaaaagacaacatctttgttagcccaataacactttaccattgcaagtgcccttatTCCAATAATTTCATCTGATCTCCACAATCCAATGCAATCATGTATTGGATTTCACAACACCACATCCAATGCATTAAATATATGGTTTGATTGATTATGCTAAAATTAcagatttatgatttttaatgaaatttcaaaaattttagcTATCCATTGCCAAATCGTCACAAAGTAcgtatttatattttatgttccTATTGTATTGGATATTGTGAGGCGATGACGTGGTCATTAATTTGCGTGCCATCAATTTGTAAGTTGTAAAGTGACAGTTGTAACCCAATCGAAATGATCAGCCAGTCAAGACAAAGAGGGGCAGTTTAGGTAATTCGGGTAGTCAAATTTCAAGTTGGTTAGCGCGATAACCACAATTTCGTGACCACTCATCAACACTTATTCCTcaacacacaaataaacaaaaacaaagaaaacgagCGCCATTTCTTCGATGAACCTTCAAGCTTCTAATTGGTTCTGCGATCTCTAATTTCTGTTTCGATTTCAACTTCTCAGGTACTCAATCTGTCATATCTGGTTTCTTCTTTTATCGCGATTTGTTCAgtgtttcttctgttttttgttttggttttgaaacAAAGATTTGGAGGAAGGAGACGATGTCATCGATGATGAAAGACGTACCGATGAGGACGACACCAGAGGTATTCAACTTCTCAGGAACTCATTTCGTGCATCATATTAGCGTTTTCAGAGAGAACGGAGATTCGATTCGGGGGAGCCACTACGATCGAGTTCGTGGAGTTCGCTGTGAGAACTCGGGTGGGTTGGTAAATCCAAGGCCCAAGAAATATGAGCCCAGTTTACAAGCCCACGCGATTCTCGCACCACTATCAGACCCAACGCCCACTACAGAAAAGGTATTGAAACTGTTAATTTATTTTAACATATTTCCATATGACGTTCATGTCTTTGATGATCCACTGTAAGTcgaatccatcaactcttggtgATGGATTCGAGTAGATGGAGACGAGATAATTTCTTAAAATAAATCTGTGAGATTGATGTGTTTGTTAGCTGGCCTACCCACACAGGGGATTGGACTAATCCACGCACAATTTCTTAGTGGGCGAAAAATATCTACCACagatataataattaattattaataattgaAGTATCTCATCCTGTACTCTCTCACTAGTGACATGGCGTGTGTTGATCGTGATATGATTTCTAGTCCTTTCGAGTCGAAAATGAGGCCGGGAGTTGCGACAACCACCTTTGTGTTTCGTGGGGACCCTCGTTTAGGGATGGATTAGTGGGCCTCCCTTTCAAGCTGTGTTAAATATTGGGCTTTGTGGGCTCCAGGTCCATTACAATTTTAACTCTATCAGCACTTCAGCAGGGTCAACCCGAAGCACATGCATCATTGGGATTAGTACAGCACCGGTCCTACTCCTGATTTGTAGTACGACTGTGTAGTTGTCTAAACTCTGTATCTTTTAAACAGTCCACTATGAAGCATAGTTTTAAAGCCGAACTGGAGATTTAGTCAACTCTTGTAAAATGATACAATggattttctttaatttatagaacataacttgttgacTAAGGTTCCTAACAATCTCCGTTGGTAGAATTCTTTACATTGTGTCCTTGTATGGTGTCAATAACTTTGaccaatggtgaagaaaaatccATTCAATGCATTCTCTGTAATTTCTAACATGGGATAGCTTAACCGACCCATGATTATTTAGGAGAAGGaatttgatgataatgatggtAGTAGTGATCGTTTCTGAGTTTGAACTTATATTCGTTAACAAACATACATCATGCAAATGATGTATGTTAGACACTATAAGGCAGAGATTAACCTCATTGAGGGTGAAATCTTTGGGATTAAGAGGCAATGAAAAAGACTTAGTTCCCATaaacttgttttttaattttcttaattttttaaatttttaaatttttttcatagCGGTAACCTtgatcttttctcttttcttacaGAGGGTGTTCACTTTTGGCAAAGGAAGGAGTGAAGGCAACAAAGGCATGAAATCCTTGGTATGAATTCTTGGTCTCTCTTTATAAACCTAAATCATGACACTTGTATTTAGAAGCCTTTCTGTGGAAAGTAGAGCAAGCAATAATGAAAACTGTACGTATTTACTTGATATGGTCTGTACAGgaatttcattaaaacaaaCATCAATAAACTAATGAAAGCAATTAATAACTgttaatatcaaattaatgttCTGGATTAATTGGTTATTGATTTATTTGATTTGCTCACATTAATATTCTTCAATTTATTTCTTTGATATGTCTCGTATGCATTGTAGTTGGGAGGAAAGGGAGCAAATCTGGCAGAGATGGCAAGCATTGGGTTATCAGTGCCTCCTGGACTTACCATATCTACAGAAGCATGCCAAGAATATCAGCGGAATGGACAAAAGCTGCCAGAAGGCTTGTGGGAGGAGATAATGGAAGGCTTGCATGATGTGGAGAAGGACATGGAAGCTGTTCTTGGAGATCCTTCCAAgcctcttcttctctctgttcGCTCTGGTGCTGCGGTAAGAGTCCAGAAAGTTGAGCAGCCTCTTGCAACCACCGAGAAGTTATTTCTTTTTGGAAGTATTATAATCTAAACTATTGTATATCAACTTATATCTCTCGTGTGTGTCTGCTGTCTAGGTTTCGATGCCTGGGATGATGGACACTGTCCTTAACCTTGGACTAAATGATGAAGTGGTTTTTGGTTTGGCTGCAAAGAGTGGAGAGCGTTTTGCTTATGACTCGTACAGGCGTTTCCTGGACATGTTTGGAGATGTTGTAAGTTAGTTTGCCTTGTTGAATATTTTCTGACTTGGATGTTCCAGGATTCCTAGCTCAGTTGTGGAATCAATGCAAGAACTCCCTCTCTCTCCACCTTTTTCATTAAGAAAAGACAGTAATAGTCTCGTAACCTTTTTTCACAAGTGCTAGCTGTAttaaaatcttcttcttttgaaatgTAGGTTATGGGAATTCCACATTTATTGTTTGAGGAGAAACTAGAAAAGATGAAGGAAGCAAAAGGCGTTAAACTTGACCCGGAACTAACAGCATCTGATATGAAAGAGCTGGTGCAACAGTTCAAGAATGTATACCTCGAAGCCAAGGGTGAAGAATTTCCCTCAGGTATTACGTGTGACACAAATAATTTATCGTTTCTTCACGTTTTTTGATCATCCCATGCTCCCGTTATAGAACATGTATCCTTTGCCATCTATATAACCTGCAGATCTGAAAAAGCAACTGCAGTTAGCTGTTAAAGCAGTTTTTGATTCTTGGGACAGCCCAAGGGCGAATAAGTATCGCAGCATCAATCAAATAACTGGGTTGAAGGGGACTGCAGTTAACATTCAATGCATGGTGTTTGGTAACATGGGAAATACTTCAGGGACAGGTGTTCTGTTTACTAGAAATCCCAGTACTGGTGAAAAGaagctctatggagagtttCTAATCAATGCTCAGGTTTAATATTTAACTCCATTATAGTCTAATGCATTAGTTGCACTGTGCCCTCAACTTCTTCGTATGACCCAGCTGACAGAATAGACTATTTTGTAGTGAACTTATGAGTTTAGCTGATGGATGGCTCTGATTAGGGAGAGGATGTTGTTGCTGGAATTAGAACACCAGAGGACTTGGACACCATGAAAAATTGCATGCCTGAAGCTTACAAGGAGCTTGTGGACAATTGTGATATTCTGGAGCGGCATTACAAAGATATGATGGTCAGAATTATTTCTATTTGAAGTTGGTCTTTTTATCATCCAAGGCATGTTACTTGAATTTTAGTGGTTCTAGAATCATTTCTCTACTCTGTTGACAAAGTTATGCCAGTTGCTTGTACATTGTACTATTGCGTGGATTAAAATATGCAAAGGAAGTAAGATAGGTTCCGTTATGGTACCTACAGGATATTGAGTTCACAGTTCAGGAAAATAGGTTGTGGATGTTGCAATGCAGATCTGGAAAGCGTACTGGTAAAGGTGCAGTAAAAATAGCGGTAGATATGGTGAAAGAAGGGCTTGTTGATATCCGCTCCGCGATGAAGATGGTGGAGCCGCAGCATCTTGACCAACTTCTTCATCCACAAGTACGTATGTCTATTCAGCTAGGATGGTCATCAGACTTACCTTTTCATATACCGAGTTATTCCATACTAAAATTGACATATCTGACCATAACCCAAAGTGAATATAGAAAGGATAAAATATTAAGCTGAAGAAAAAACTAATAGAAATAGCAAATTCAATACTTTAATCAATTATTTTGAAGGAACTATGGAACCAACTTGAATGAAGTAGTTGTGTAAGcggaattcaaaattttgattgtcgCTTTTTTCGAACTAGTTTCTGTAATGTCCAGCTCTGCACCTTTGTTGTTTCTGGGCTTTATTGAGTGTTTATAATACATCTAGTTCATTTTCCATTCAAGCTATGGTAAAGTTTTATATGTGGGTCTACTTCCACATAGTGAAAATGCGAGCTTTTCTTTCCCATGGATTTATGTAATAATCAGCATTCTGTGGTCGTACTattattatcaatttttttggaATCAGTTTGAGGATCCATCAGCATACAAAGACGAAGTGTTAGCCACAGGTTTGCCTGCCTCTCCCGGTGCAGCAGTGGGACAGGTGGTTTTTACTGCTGATGATGCTGAAGTAGGGCATGCACAAGGAAAGAGTGTCATCTTGGTATGCTCATATTCATACTATCTTCACTAGTGTGTTACTTAGCAAAGAGGAAGATTGGTATGAATGGATGGAAGAATTAATTCGACGGTTGCTTTTCGCTCAAAAACTTTCTGAGAACTTGATATGCCTTTTAAAATCATTTGGATGATTTTGGTTGTCTTTTCTTACAGAATAATGTGTTTTCTCAATTATCGCCATGTGATCAAAATATTGCTTGCTAAAGCCTCCATTGGCATTTATATTGAACATAATTTTCTCTTCAAACTAATCATTTAAGTTGGGAAAGCTGCATGTCAGTCTCCCTGAACTTCATTTTTCATGGAAGTGATGATGAAAGAGGAGAAAATCA is from Tripterygium wilfordii isolate XIE 37 chromosome 14, ASM1340144v1, whole genome shotgun sequence and encodes:
- the LOC120014427 gene encoding pyruvate, phosphate dikinase, chloroplastic, with protein sequence MSSMMKDVPMRTTPEVFNFSGTHFVHHISVFRENGDSIRGSHYDRVRGVRCENSGGLVNPRPKKYEPSLQAHAILAPLSDPTPTTEKRVFTFGKGRSEGNKGMKSLLGGKGANLAEMASIGLSVPPGLTISTEACQEYQRNGQKLPEGLWEEIMEGLHDVEKDMEAVLGDPSKPLLLSVRSGAAVSMPGMMDTVLNLGLNDEVVFGLAAKSGERFAYDSYRRFLDMFGDVVMGIPHLLFEEKLEKMKEAKGVKLDPELTASDMKELVQQFKNVYLEAKGEEFPSDLKKQLQLAVKAVFDSWDSPRANKYRSINQITGLKGTAVNIQCMVFGNMGNTSGTGVLFTRNPSTGEKKLYGEFLINAQGEDVVAGIRTPEDLDTMKNCMPEAYKELVDNCDILERHYKDMMDIEFTVQENRLWMLQCRSGKRTGKGAVKIAVDMVKEGLVDIRSAMKMVEPQHLDQLLHPQFEDPSAYKDEVLATGLPASPGAAVGQVVFTADDAEVGHAQGKSVILVRTETSPEDVGGMHAAAGILTARGGMTSHAAVVARGWGKCCVSGCSDISVNENEKVVVIGNMVINEGDWLSLNGSTGEVILGKQTLSPPALSADLETFMSWTDEIRHLKVMANADTPEDALTARNNGAQGIGLCRTEHMFFASDERIKAVRKMIMAVTPEQRQTSLDLLLPYQRSDFEGIFRAMDGLPVTIRLLDPPLHEFLPDGDLEEIVGELTAETGMTEDEVYSRIEKLSEVNPMLGFRGCRLGISYPELTEMQARAIFQAAVTMKNQGFVVLPEIMVPLVGTPQELGHQVSLIRNVAKKVFSDMGVSLNYKVGTMIEIPRAALVADEIAKEAEFFSFGTNDLTQMTFGYSRDDVGKFLPIYLSKGILQSDPFEVLDQRGVGQLIKIATEKGRRARPSLKVGICGEHGGEPSSVAFFAEAGLDYVSCSPFRVPIARLAAAQVAV
- the LOC120014428 gene encoding putative E3 ubiquitin-protein ligase RF298, yielding MASMVAQGSASGSSQVSPLLSVQEKGSRNKRKFRADQLLGEPNKLIPSMQNECLTYEFSAEKFEGTAGHGQSGVCDLCGIGQDHSDGLKLDLGLASAVISSEVGPSRPREELEMEGFHDADWSDHVESQLEELVLSNLDTIFKSAIKKIVACGYTEEVATKAILRSGLCYGCKDIVSNIVDNTLAFLRSGQEIDPSRQHCFEDLQQLEKYILAELVCVLREVRPFFSTGDAMWCLLICDMNVSHACAMDGDSLSNFIGDGASDGTSSIPSQTQSKTDAVNSEVSLPNPCSPTPSTPCSQSEEPTVAVVPNTTKLKNSAVLSELASDKEGPNSTSDTVSKSFGVTVTSKSAVLEEKFGSGKKVHSVSSKREYILRQKSLHLEKSYRTYGSKGSSRAGKLSGLGGLILDKKLKSVSESTAVHIKNASLKISKAMGVDVPQDSQKSQGLPNNPGSSSPRSFNSETGDAISALPKTIVPATLPPVNAAALPALSSPPALSTADTELSLSLPAKSNSAPIPVNCNPGIPNSFYAGMPYDKSVGQWVPRDKKDEMILKLALRVRELQNQLQEWTEWANEKVMQAARRLSKDKAELKTLRQEKEEVERLKKEKQSLEENTMKKLAEMENALFKASGQVEKANTAVRRLEVENAGLRQEMEAAKLSAAKSAASCQEVSKREKKTLMNCQSWEKQKTLFQEELVTEKRKVAQLLQELEQAKQLQEQHEGRWHQEEKAKEELLLQASSLTKERQQIETSTKSKEDHIKLKAETNLQKYKDDIQKLEKEISQLRLKTDSSKIAALRRGIDGSYGSRLTDIKDSPDQKESWIPYVSEVVTNFHDYSETGGVKRERECVMCLSEEMSVVFLPCAHQVVCTTCNELHEKQGMKECPSCRSPIQRRITVRFARS